One genomic segment of Oncorhynchus mykiss isolate Arlee unplaced genomic scaffold, USDA_OmykA_1.1 un_scaffold_394, whole genome shotgun sequence includes these proteins:
- the LOC118954889 gene encoding ubl carboxyl-terminal hydrolase 18-like has protein sequence MRGLINYGAYCSINSVVQVLCGTRELREFILQVDGQDPRSPNSVAVRLKCLIYDMTKGNASPCDPSLLVNAMTLYRGAPFDVQEDSDVVFKCIINALADDCGIAKRIGSLWDIENENRVRCLRCNTVQSTLNKSNTITVLIGDNLPTELQQYIKLYTDITFTTCDYHCTHCHTGTQIEITSKVVTLPQVVCMRIERVRNIGRDTTDIVKTGTRFAFPETLDLKYIMKDPEAPVATVYKLYAVVAHRGTHYCGHYTAYVRDDNNIWYLADDSHVRVCSWEDVKSTYEAGSMLYNGVAYMLMYHKQLPHCVT, from the coding sequence ATGCGCGGCTTGATCAATTACGGGGCTTACTGCAGCATCAACAGCGTTGTCCAAGTGCTGTGTGGGACACGTGAGCTACGGGAGTTCATTCTGCAGGTTGATGGTCAAGATCCCCGGTCTCCGAATTCGGTGGCAGTGAGGCTTAAGTGTCTCATCTACGATATGACCAAAGGCAACGCGTCACCGTGTGATCCGAGCTTACTAGTAAACGCAATGACATTGTACAGAGGAGCCCCTTTCGATGTTCAGGAGGACTCGGACGTGGTCTTCAAGTGCATCATCAACGCTCTAGCAGACGACTGTGGGATAGCTAAGAGGATAGGTTCTCTGTGGGACATTGAGAATGAGAACCGTGTGCGCTGCCTCCGTTGTAACACAGTCCAGTCCACACTCAATAAGTCCAACACGATCACCGTGTTGATAGGTGATAATCTCCCCACAGAGCTGCAGCAGTACATAAAACTGTACACTGACATCACGTTCACCACCTGTGACTACCATTGTACACACTGCCACACAGGAACTCAGATTGAAATCACCAGCAAGGTAGTGACATTGCCGCAGGTTGTGTGTATGAGGATCGAACGTGTTAGGAACATTGGCAGAGATACCACTGATATAGTCAAGACGGGCACAAGGTTTGCTTTCCCTGAGACACTGGACCTGAAATATATCATGAAAGACCCTGAAGCACCGGTAGCTACTGTATACAAGCTGTATGCTGTTGTAGCCCACCGTGGTACTCACTACTGTGGACATTACACAGCTTATGTGCGAGACGACAACAATATTTGGTATCTCGCAGACGACTCTCATGTCAGAGTGTGCTCTTGGGAAGATGTCAAGTCAACCTACGAAGCTGGATCTATGCTATACAATGGCGTAGCTTATATGCTCATGTACCATAAACAGCTACCCCACTGTGTGACATGA